The genomic segment GATCGAAAAAACCACTAGCGGTCGCTATTTTTTTACCATTTTAATCAATGATAAGATTTTATAATCTGAAACAATAATTAAACAGAAATGGTAGGGATTAATAATATTAAAATTTAATGACAGACGATGATGGTTTATTTCAGCTTATCTTAGGTTTCGTGAAAGGGATGTGGAGGGCTTGGTCTGACGAATGTCAGACGGGAGCGAAGGCGCACCCCGTAGCAGCCCGGGCCCCGAAAGTGGATAGAATCGAAGCTCTAGTAAGAAGAATTTAATATAAATTGAATACAATGTCTTTCGGGGATTCACACGAGAAAGGAAATCTGATGATTCATTAAGGAAGATTTCATTTATCTATTCCTTCTCTGTACTAGATGCCAGTTCCTTTTTTAGGTCTTTCATCAGAGTGCGCACAACTGATTCTTTATCTTTTTTTACTGCTTTCATTCTATCTTTTAGATCTTTAGGAATATCAAAATACTTTTCAGCCCATAAGTGAATTTCCACTAAGATAGGAAGTAAATCGATTCCTTTATTCGTTAACTGATACAGAACTTTTGCTTTGCTTTCAGGATGGTCTAATTTTTCAATCAGATCATTTTCCTCGAGCAACTGAAGCCTGGATGCCAGAAT from the Leptospira congkakensis genome contains:
- a CDS encoding winged helix-turn-helix transcriptional regulator translates to MPTNQKRSDCPISCSLDIWGDKWSLLIIRDLMNHKKCTYGDFLKSGEGIATNILASRLQLLEENDLIEKLDHPESKAKVLYQLTNKGIDLLPILVEIHLWAEKYFDIPKDLKDRMKAVKKDKESVVRTLMKDLKKELASSTEKE